ACCAGAGTGAAACCTGCCAGGATCCGGTTGTTAAAAGACATTCAGTCGACTCCGTGTCGTCTTGGTTGTCGGCTTATTCATTTGGGTCTATCCGGTCACATTCCCAACTCAGCTCAGGTCTGACTGACAGATAGAAGATCTCTCAATGAAATGGATAGAAACAGTTGTAATATACTATTCTTATCACCTTGCCCAAAACAACATAATTCAATTGTTCGTTTCAAGTCTTTTCAGAAATAAGATCTAAGGTGTCCTAATGGACATATTCTCCGCGGAAGTTTCTGTATCAATTATCATCGTTTCTAACGGCGATAACGGTTCAATCGAAGGAAGCGGATGGCTGTATCTTTCCTGCTCTCAACACATTAAAGCTCGCAAGAACCTGATAACTGTTATAACCAGACCGCAGTTTACTGGCCTTCTGAACATAGCATTCAGCAGGGGCTTTTTCTGAGAGGCAACGTTATGGCTGTTCGAGTGCGATCAGCTCTTCGTAGGTTTCCCGGCGGCGAATGACTTGGTAATTGCTGCCATCGACGAGGATCTCAGCGCTGCGAGGACGGGCATTGTAGTTACTGCTCATGACAGAGCCGTAAGCACCGGCGCTAAACATACAGAGATGATCGCCTCGTTCCATCGGGGGCAAATAGCGGTCTTTTGCGAAATAGTCACAGGATTCACAGACCGGGCCAACCACATCAGCGGGTTCACAGCCTTCAATTTCCCCTTCACAGTCAAAGGGCATGGGGACAGCCGGTTTGACGGGCCAGACGCGATGATACGAATCGTACATCGCAGGGCGAACCAGGTCGGTCATGCCACCATCCTGAATATAGAACAGCTTCCCCCCTTCCCGTTTGGTGAAGACGATCTGGCTGATGAGAACACCCGCATTTCCTGCGATGAAGCGGCCGGGCTCCAGTGCCAGGCGACAGCCGATTTCTTTGATCGTGGGGACGATCACATCAGCATAAGTCTGCGCAGAAGGGCCTTCATCGGTTTTATAGCTGATTCCAAAGCCTCCCCCGAGATTGAGCCAGTTCGTATTGTGCCCTTTTTCCCGTAGTTGGGTGATGACTTCAGCCCCCTTCTTGACGGCTTTGGCATACGGATCGGTGGAGAGAATCGGAGAACCGAGGTGCATGTGGATTCCGGTGAGTTCCAGCCGATCGTCTTTGAGGACTTTGTCTGCCAGTTCGGTGGCGCGTTCGATGTCCATACCGAACTTGTTGCCTTTTTTTCCGGTCGTTGTCTTGTGGTGTGTTTTCGCGTCGATGTCCGGGTTCAGACGCAGTGCGACCCGGCCGACGCAGCCGACTTCTTCGGCGATCGCAGCGATCGCGTCGAGTTCGGCTTCGCTTTCGACATCGAACATGAGAATGTCTGCTTTCAAGGCCTGACGGATTTCGTCATCGGTTTTTCCGACACCGGCGAACACAACGCGTGAGGTATCAGCGCCTGCCTGCTGGACGCGAAACAGTTCTCCCCCGGAAACGACATCAAAACTGCTGCCGGCATCGTTCATGGTCTTGAGAATGCTCAAATTTCCGTTGGCTTTCACGGAATAACAGATGACCGGATCGACTTCGGCAAAGGCATCTTGAATTTCTTTCAGACGGCTCAGAAAGGCGGATTTTGAGTAAATCCAAAGCGGAGTGCCAAATTCTTCTGCCAGCTGGGAGACCGGAACGTCTTCGCAGAACAGTTCGCCATTTTGGTAATGAAACGTATTCATCGGGGAGCCTTTACGGTATTAACTTGAAACAATTTGCGCTGAAGATCAGAAAGAAGCCGAACGAGGAACGCTCCTGTTTTGATAGAAGCAAGAGCGTTCCAGAGTCTTAGGTACAGGCTTTGTGTTTCGCCAGCAGTTCTGCGATCTGGACGGCATTCGTAGCAGCGCCTTTACGGAGATTATCGCTGACACACCAGAAGCTGAGTCC
This window of the Gimesia fumaroli genome carries:
- the lysA gene encoding diaminopimelate decarboxylase, whose product is MNTFHYQNGELFCEDVPVSQLAEEFGTPLWIYSKSAFLSRLKEIQDAFAEVDPVICYSVKANGNLSILKTMNDAGSSFDVVSGGELFRVQQAGADTSRVVFAGVGKTDDEIRQALKADILMFDVESEAELDAIAAIAEEVGCVGRVALRLNPDIDAKTHHKTTTGKKGNKFGMDIERATELADKVLKDDRLELTGIHMHLGSPILSTDPYAKAVKKGAEVITQLREKGHNTNWLNLGGGFGISYKTDEGPSAQTYADVIVPTIKEIGCRLALEPGRFIAGNAGVLISQIVFTKREGGKLFYIQDGGMTDLVRPAMYDSYHRVWPVKPAVPMPFDCEGEIEGCEPADVVGPVCESCDYFAKDRYLPPMERGDHLCMFSAGAYGSVMSSNYNARPRSAEILVDGSNYQVIRRRETYEELIALEQP